Genomic window (Musa acuminata AAA Group cultivar baxijiao chromosome BXJ1-9, Cavendish_Baxijiao_AAA, whole genome shotgun sequence):
GACAAGGCAGGCCACTCCTGCCCCCGGGACCCGTCGGCCTGCCGCTCCTCGGCAGCCTTCTCTCCCTCGAACCCGACCTGCATCGCTACTTCGCCCGCCTCGCCCGCGCCTACGGCCCCGACTTCAGCCTCCGTCTCGGGACCAGGCTCTACGTCGTCCTCTCCTCTCCGGCTGCCGTCCGGGAGGTGCTCAAGGACCACGATGTCATCTTCGCCAACCGTGATCCCCCGGCCTCCACCACCGTCGTCCCCAGAGCACAGCATTGTTTGCTCTGGAGCCCCCATGGCACTCTCTGGAGCACGCTCCGCAAGGTGACCGTGCGGGAGTTCATCAGCACCGGCGGCAACGAGGCGGTCCGCTCGCTGCGGCTGCGCGAGGTGCGGCGAGCCATCGCTCGCCTTCGTGCCCGCGAGGGGGAGCCGGTGGAGGTGTGGGAGCTGGTCTTCTCGACGGCACTCAACGTGTTGACGAGCATGCTGTGGGGGGGGCTGTCGGAAGACGGCGATGTGTCAATGAAGTTCCGGGCGGTGGTGGAGGGAGTCGTCGAGTTGCTGGGGGCGCCCAATGTGTCGGACTTCTTTCCGGCGCTGGCGGCGCTGGATTTGCAGGGGATGGGGAGACGGATGAAGCGGTTGTGGGATCGTTACGATGTGCTCTGGAAAAAGTTTGTGGAGGACAGTGGGAGAAGGGGTGAAGAGGATGAGGGAAAGGGTGGTAAGGCCTTCTTGCAGGTGATGGTGGAGGTTTTAGAGAGAAGAGATCAGAAGGACCCACTCACCATGGATCATGTCAAGGCACTGTTTTTGGTATTGTTTCATCTTTCCACACCTGCAACTATTGGTAACACAAATATTCAAGCATTTTCCTTTCTGATCAACGTAGGGtagctcttcttttctttttcttgtttttctgagtcaatttttattattatattaacttaaaatacttaaattaaaattaataatcatatatttattagatcctaaaaaaaaaataagtatgcAAGATAAATCTTCGTCGTGAAGAGCATGAATGATGTAGCTGAAGGGAAGTAATTTTCTTGAAATATATACCTGTTTCTACGAACAAATGCATGGATGATATCAATTAACTGAATCCACAGGAACTCATACTTGGTGGAACGGACACCACTTCGACTACGATAGAGTGGGCGATGGCGGAACTGATGCGCAACCCTGACATCATGAGGAAGATCCAAGACGAGCTCGACGCAGTGGTGGGGAAGGAAAGAGCAGTGGAAGAGTCGGACGTGCCCAAGCTGGAGTACCTTCGTGCAGTCACGAAAGAGACACTCCGGTTACACCCAGTGGTTCCGCTCCTCCTTCCTCGCTCGCCGAGCTCACCTTGCACCGTGGGCGGATACACCATTCCCAAGGGCTCCAAGGTCTTAGTAAACGTTTGGATGATTCAAAGAGACGCCGCCATTTGGGGGGAGGATGCCGTGGAGTTCAGGCCGGAGAGGTTTCTGACAGCTGCAGATGACAAGTACGAGTTCCGTGGCACTAACTTCGCTTATCTGCCATTTGGATCAGGGAGGAGGATGTGTGTTGGGATCTCTCTAGCAGAAAAGATGGTGACGCACATGTTGGCTTCCTTCCTGCATTCCTTTCGCTGGCAACTTCCAGAGGGGGAGAAGCTTGAGCTCGGTGAGAGGTTTGGACTTGTGATGAAGAAGGCTGAACCACTTGTTCTTGTTCCAACCGCGAGATTTGATGATCCAGATCTCTATAGTTAACTCAAAGTGAGAAATATTCCATGGCTTGGAATATTCAGCGTTCGATGGCACATAAAATATTGTATCTCAGTCATTGAAATATTTTGGCTGTTGTCATGTGATCCCTTGCAAACATCTCAATTATTGTCATGGGTCAATCTGGTTCCttcgatattaaaaaaaaatttcccaTCTCAATATTTCACTTTCTAACGCTTATAACGCTTATACCTGACTACAATATGTAGCCATCTCAATATCTCACTTTTAACGTTTTATCTACATGGGTGACAAGGGGAGACAATCCTGAATAACCTACTTTATATTTTTATCCACATGAGCAAATCTTTCCACATAGCTTTCATGTGGTGCTTATATACCgaatgttgggaagaaacctgttaaagcggaataattctttccctctttgtgtatcaaaatgggttcctcatcaaaataccaacttgatatccaaatgtaaatatcaaccagcacagcataaacaatagagaaaaaatcaatcacacagtgagaccaaatcttttaatgtggaaaacccaatgtgggaaaaaccacgggaccgtagtccacctcaaacttccactatcaatagtaatgataacaggtttacagtaggtcttctctagaataactagaggatcagaataacatcaagatcatagatcttgactcaagaatagcatatcttcatcacgtggatggatctcctcgtaagagaattctaggtctcacaaagtggatatcacaggaaagtactttagagagggtaaactgcagatcaacaccgttaggattgtagagtttgctgcaaggattctccatataaaatttgggccaaacagAAAACTCagtaaccttactttctctctctatttctctctcctctttcctttgcacGCCGCATGCTGTGCGCTACAATCTGATCTATTTtcttcaccttctctctcctctttttaatttctttcatttgctgatttgggctcaataggcccaattgtccaagcccacatatgggctggacccaacaattctccccctccaactcatatggtgggttgtaccaagcccgctctttacctacatgcttcaagcttctccttaggcaaagactttgtcaacatatctgaaccattctcatatggtatgcactttttccaactgtaattctttcatctcaagcacatcacgaatccagtgatatctcacatcaatatacttggatctagaatggtatgttgaattcttggataggtgaatgacgctctgactatcacagtaaacagtatatacttcctttttcaagcccaattcctgtagaaactttttcatccataaagcttccttgcaggcttcagtaattgctatgtattctgcttctgtggttgatagagcaacacatttctgtaacttagactgccaagagactgctcctcctgcaaatgtcatcaagaatcccgaagtggacttcctggaatcagtatcacctgccatgtctgcatctgtgtagccttctaacataggttcatcactgccaaaacataaacacaacttggaagtaccttttagatatcttaatatccatttcactactgcccaatgttcttttcaaggattagagagaaatcggctgacaactccatctgcatgagctatatctggcctagtacaaaccatagcatacatcaaactgcatactgcagatgagtaaggcactttggacatttcttctttttctttctcacttgtaagacattgtttcgaactaagcttgaaatgacctgcaagtggggaacaaactgctttggctttactcatgttgaatttttcaagaaccttttcaatgtaagtctcctgagataaccaaatcttccttttcttcctatcacgaagaatcttcatgccaagtatttgtttcactgatcccaagtctttcatggcaaaagacttacttagctctcttttaagcttttcaatttttccaacatcatggcaaacaatcagcatatcatcaacatatagtagtaaaataataaaatcatcatctgaaaatttcttcataaacacacaatgatcagatgtggttctatcatacccttggctcatcataaaggaatcaaacttcttgtaccactgtctaggtttgaatccatataagcttttcctaagcttacacaccatatttttttttcccttgactttgaaaccttctggttgctccatgtaaatttcttcttctaaatcaccatgaagaaatgctattttacatcaagttgctcaacttctaaattcaagcgggcagccaaaccaagaacaactcggatagaggacattttcacaaccggagaaaatatttcttcaaagtcaatacctttcttctgactgaatcctttcacaactagtcgtgccttgtatctctgttgtgagctatagctttcagtcttcaatttgtaaacccacttattcttgagagctttcttctctttaggcaactttaccaagtcataggtatggttctcaagcagggatctcatctcttcttgcatgactttaacccactcattcttattctcatgtagaataacttcttggtaagtttctggctttcccccatcagtaagcataacatactcatgtggaggatatctggtagaaggttgtcgctctctagtggatcttctcaatgaaatctcaactggtggtggaggtagctgttcagttggttcagcatcatcaactgtaggtgtatcatcactggtattctcaccacaatcttcttgttcatctccaccatgatcatcatgaactacaggtgaaggaactggacccaaactccaaggaatataaacagaggtttctggcttctcaatattatcaccatcatcaaataattggtcttcaagaaacacaacatctctgcttctaataatcttcttattcactagatcccataatttgtacccaaactcttcatgaccatatcccaagaagatacatgcttttgctttattatcaagcttggacctctcatctttgggaatatgaacaaatgctttacacccaaagactcttaaatgattataagatatatctttttctctccatactctctctagaaaatcaccttgcagaggaactgatggagaaagatttatcaggtcaactatagttctcaaagcctccccccaaaatgactttggtaacttggcgtgagaaagcagacacctaatcctttcttcaatggttctgttcatcctttctgtcacaccgttccgtggaggagttttaggaactgttttctcaagcctgataccatgaaacatgcaataattctcaaaaggacccctgtactcgccaccattatctaatcgaatacactttagttttctgccagtttctctttcaacactgatatgaaactccttgaaagcatcgagtacctggtctttagatttcaaagcaaaagcccacacttttctagaatggtcatcaataaaagtaacaaaataaagagcacctccaagagttctagtttgcatagtacaaatatcagtatgaactaaatcaataacatctgatcttctagatgatggatatgtctgaaatgcaactctatgtgtttttccagctaagcaatgatcacaagatttaagagatgtaccttgcaactctggtaagaattgctttctagcaagagtttgaagtcccttctcgctgatatgtccaagcctcttatgccaaagatctatactttcacctttttgaattgcattaatctctcctttgtgtagcttagcttctatgacataaaaagagttaatcttctttccttttgccacaatcatagaacctttagtgagtttccatttgcttttaccaaaataatgtgcaaaaccctcatcatcaagtctgcttgtagatatcaaattaagacgaatatctggaacatgccttacatctttgagtatcaa
Coding sequences:
- the LOC135593706 gene encoding flavonoid 3'-monooxygenase CYP75B137-like, which produces MEAAVPLMASATDYEVAASQQQSDIFLILSLITVVSSAAVFLLRWTRRQGRPLLPPGPVGLPLLGSLLSLEPDLHRYFARLARAYGPDFSLRLGTRLYVVLSSPAAVREVLKDHDVIFANRDPPASTTVVPRAQHCLLWSPHGTLWSTLRKVTVREFISTGGNEAVRSLRLREVRRAIARLRAREGEPVEVWELVFSTALNVLTSMLWGGLSEDGDVSMKFRAVVEGVVELLGAPNVSDFFPALAALDLQGMGRRMKRLWDRYDVLWKKFVEDSGRRGEEDEGKGGKAFLQVMVEVLERRDQKDPLTMDHVKALFLELILGGTDTTSTTIEWAMAELMRNPDIMRKIQDELDAVVGKERAVEESDVPKLEYLRAVTKETLRLHPVVPLLLPRSPSSPCTVGGYTIPKGSKVLVNVWMIQRDAAIWGEDAVEFRPERFLTAADDKYEFRGTNFAYLPFGSGRRMCVGISLAEKMVTHMLASFLHSFRWQLPEGEKLELGERFGLVMKKAEPLVLVPTARFDDPDLYS